The sequence CCCAGAGTACATCCGCCGGAGGCGTGCCATTATCCGGCGCTACCACCCCGACCGTGGCGGCTCAGACGAGGCGTTAGTGCGGGCATTGCGGGAATTGGACGAGCAGTGGTCCCGAAAGTCTTACTTGCGGCATCAGGTAGAGCAGTTGCGCCCCCCATTCATCTCCCGCGAGGTGGCTTTGCAGGCCGTCAATACGGCCGAGGATATCGCCGCGGGGATGCAGCAGCGCGCTGCGGGCTTGAACCGTCGCGCCGGTGACGTTCGGCAACAAGCTCGTTCGGCCTGGGTGCAGCGGGACAAACTCCGCGATCTGAGCCCGGGTGACGTGGGGCGCGCCGCGGTTCGGGTTTCGAGTCGCGCCTCCGGGATCGCGGCTGAGCGCCTGCGTCGGCGGGCTCGCCGAAAGAAGAATGGCTAGGGGTCCTCGCGTGCAGCCCCCGCAGCAGGTAGCACGCACGGCAAAATCCCCGCAACAGGGGCAGAGACCCTGTTGCGGGGCTTGAACTGTCCTTCCCTCTTCGAGGTAAGGACAGTTCCTCCCCGAGGGGGAGGAGCGGGGATCAACCTTTTACTTGGTGATCTTGGTGACGCGGCCGGCGCCGACGGTGCGGCCACCTTCGCGGATGGCGAAGCGCAGGCCCTCGTCCATCGCGACCGGCTGAATCAGGGTGACGGACATGTCGACGTTGTCGCCAGGCATGACCATGTCGGTGCCCTCCGGCAGCTTCACCACACCGGTCACGTCCGTGGTACGGAAGTAGAACTGCGGGCGGTAGTTGTCGAAGAACGGGGTGTGGCGGCCGCCCTCATCCTTGGACAGGATGTAGACGGAGCCCTCGAACTCGGTGTGGGGGGTGTAGGCGCCGGGCTTAGCTACGATCTGGCCACGCTCGACGTCCTCGCGCTTGAGACCACGCAGCAGCAGGGCGGCGTTGTCGCCGGCCTCGGCGGAGTCCAGCAGCTTGTTGAACATCTCGATGGAGGTCACCGTGGTCTTCTGGGACTTCTCGCGGATACCCAGGATCTCCACCTCTTCGTTGAGGCTGAGCTGGCCACGCTCCACACGACCGGTAACCACGGTGCCGCGGCCGGTGATGGTGAAGATGTCCTCGATCGGCATCAGGAAGGGCTTGTCGGTTTCGCGAACCGGATCCGGGATGGAGTCGTCGCAAGCCTGCATGAGCTCGACGATCTTCTCGGTCCACTCAGCGTCGCCCTCAAGGGCCTTCAGAGCGGAAATGTGCACAACGGGGGCTTCCTCGTCGTACTCCTGGTCGGCGAGCAGCTCGCGAACCTCCATCTCGACGAGCTCCAAAAGCTCCTCGTCGTCAACCATGTCGCACTTGTTCAGGGCAACGAGGATGTAGGGCACGCCCACCTGACGGGCGAGCAGCACGTGCTCGCGGGTCTGCGGCATGGGGCCGTCGGTGGCGGCAACGACGAGGATTGCGCCGTCCATCTGAGCAGCGCCGGTGATCATGTTCTTGATGTAGTCGGCGTGGCCCGGAGCGTCCACGTGTGCGTAGTGGCGCTTCTCCGTCTGGTACTCCACGTGGGAGATGTTGATGGTGATGCCGCGCTCCTTCTCTTCCGGCGCCTTGTCGATGGCGTCGAAAGCGAAGGACTTGTTCTCGTCCGGGAACTTGTCGGCGAGAACCTTGGTGATAGCGGCAGTCGTGGTGGTCTTGCCGTGGTCGACGTGACCGATGGTGCCGATGTTAACGTGCGGCTTAGTACGCTCGAACTTAGCCTTCGCCACTGTGTGTCCTCCTGGACTTCCTCGGTGGCTACGACTCTCGCAGCCACATTGCTTTATCGTCAGTCCGGAGTTCTTCCCGCCCGCTGTCCTTATGGTTCTGAGGTCGCGGGCCTCGGTATCTCCGGGCTTTCTTTGTTGCCGGTTACAGCATGTTGTGTGCATCTCTGGGCTGGGCACGGCAGGTTACCGCTGATGCTCTTTCACCCATTGACACATGGACTGGGTAACGGCCAGCACAACGCATACTACGCTACGGTGGGCGGGAGCGAAAAAGCTCCCCCGGTGTGGGAACTGCACTGCAGCTCTTGTCGGTGGTATGCCCCGAGCTGGCCCCTACCCTCCGGCGCCCGCTGGGCGAGCGTCGGATTTCGCACATTTGGAGAAGGTGAACGCAACGTCCGCCTCCTTCCGATGCGCAAGGGGAACGGCGGTCTTTAGGCGTTACCGCCAGTGCGCTCGGCGATGATCTCCTGGGCCACGTTGGTAGGCACCTCCGCGTAGGAGTCGAAGATCATAGTGTAGTTGGCGCGACCCTGGGTCTTGGACCGCAGATCGCCCACGTAGCCGAACATCTGGGACAGCGGCACCCGTGCCTTGACGACCTTCGCTCCGGAGCGGTCCTCCATAGAGGAAACCTGCCCACGGCGGGAGTTCACGTCGCCGATCACTTCACCCATGTACTCCTCG comes from Corynebacterium heidelbergense and encodes:
- the tuf gene encoding elongation factor Tu, whose amino-acid sequence is MAKAKFERTKPHVNIGTIGHVDHGKTTTTAAITKVLADKFPDENKSFAFDAIDKAPEEKERGITINISHVEYQTEKRHYAHVDAPGHADYIKNMITGAAQMDGAILVVAATDGPMPQTREHVLLARQVGVPYILVALNKCDMVDDEELLELVEMEVRELLADQEYDEEAPVVHISALKALEGDAEWTEKIVELMQACDDSIPDPVRETDKPFLMPIEDIFTITGRGTVVTGRVERGQLSLNEEVEILGIREKSQKTTVTSIEMFNKLLDSAEAGDNAALLLRGLKREDVERGQIVAKPGAYTPHTEFEGSVYILSKDEGGRHTPFFDNYRPQFYFRTTDVTGVVKLPEGTDMVMPGDNVDMSVTLIQPVAMDEGLRFAIREGGRTVGAGRVTKITK